One window of the Pirellulaceae bacterium genome contains the following:
- a CDS encoding arylsulfatase yields the protein MTRPLNRRAIWILLVAALLAQVVLQPQQVEGALPNIVVIYADDLGYGDVQCYNPNRGKIPTPQIDRLAAQGLRFTDAHSSSGVCSPSRYTILTGRYHWRSRLQSGIVGLWGEPLIPPDRLTLASLAKQNGYRTACIGKWHLGWDWPIPAGKEKLFKRGGRNGNNFLKATDQHRTAWLETFSQPIPGGPTAVGFDVYFGTDVPNWPPYCFIEKDRTLGIPSEYASPVLFRKNQASIQGPALKGWTLEPILPALSDRAVSFIRHQAKTPEPFLLYMPLTSPHTPLSVNDEWKGKSGLNLYADLVMETDVVVGQVLDALEATGAMNNTLVVFTSDNGCAHYIGVNELEAKGHYPSGNLRGYKSDAWEGGHRIPFVVRWPGRVEAGTVSQQLIHQADLIATFAEIFGVKLSDDEAEDSFSLIPLFEGEDRAVRKHAVSTSIRGIPAVRFREWKYIPVTGSGGWGKGGDPSQSVQLYNLATDLSETNNLAAREPQRVTQMQKLLTRIIRQGRSTPGVNQENDVKVIRHGP from the coding sequence ATGACCCGTCCGCTGAATCGACGAGCAATTTGGATATTATTGGTGGCTGCTTTGCTTGCTCAAGTTGTCTTGCAGCCACAGCAGGTCGAGGGCGCACTTCCCAATATCGTGGTGATCTATGCCGATGATCTCGGCTATGGTGATGTCCAGTGCTACAATCCGAATCGCGGAAAAATTCCCACACCTCAAATCGATCGGCTTGCCGCACAGGGCCTACGGTTTACCGACGCGCATTCTTCTTCAGGTGTGTGCTCGCCATCCCGATACACCATTTTGACGGGCCGTTACCACTGGAGGTCTCGCTTGCAAAGCGGCATTGTGGGTCTGTGGGGCGAACCGTTAATCCCGCCTGACCGACTAACGCTTGCCAGTCTGGCAAAGCAAAATGGTTATCGCACTGCTTGTATCGGAAAGTGGCATCTTGGCTGGGACTGGCCGATCCCTGCCGGGAAAGAAAAACTGTTTAAGCGCGGTGGTCGCAACGGCAATAATTTTTTAAAAGCAACGGACCAACACCGGACTGCATGGCTTGAGACGTTTTCGCAGCCCATTCCGGGTGGACCCACCGCGGTTGGATTTGACGTCTATTTTGGCACCGATGTGCCCAACTGGCCGCCTTATTGTTTCATTGAAAAAGATCGCACGCTTGGCATTCCCAGCGAATACGCCTCACCAGTCTTGTTTCGCAAGAACCAAGCGAGCATACAGGGGCCGGCTTTAAAAGGATGGACGCTCGAGCCTATTTTGCCGGCGCTGAGTGACCGTGCTGTGTCCTTCATTCGTCATCAAGCCAAAACGCCCGAACCTTTTCTGCTCTACATGCCATTGACGAGCCCGCATACACCGCTGTCTGTGAACGATGAATGGAAGGGGAAAAGTGGGCTGAATCTCTATGCCGATTTGGTCATGGAGACAGATGTCGTTGTCGGCCAAGTACTCGATGCGCTGGAAGCCACGGGTGCGATGAACAACACGTTGGTTGTTTTTACGAGTGACAATGGTTGTGCGCACTACATCGGAGTCAATGAACTGGAAGCGAAGGGGCATTATCCGAGTGGCAACTTGCGTGGTTACAAATCCGATGCATGGGAAGGAGGTCACCGAATTCCTTTCGTTGTGCGTTGGCCGGGGAGGGTCGAAGCTGGCACGGTTTCTCAGCAATTGATTCACCAAGCGGATTTGATCGCCACCTTCGCAGAGATTTTTGGAGTGAAGCTTTCGGATGACGAAGCGGAAGACAGTTTTAGTCTGATACCATTGTTTGAAGGAGAAGATCGGGCGGTACGTAAACATGCGGTGAGTACGTCAATTCGCGGTATTCCTGCCGTGCGTTTCAGAGAATGGAAGTATATTCCGGTAACCGGTTCGGGTGGCTGGGGCAAGGGAGGAGATCCGTCGCAGTCGGTCCAGCTTTATAACTTGGCCACGGACCTGAGCGAAACCAACAATCTGGCGGCACGTGAACCGCAACGGGTGACTCAGATGCAAAAATTGCTCACTCGAATCATCAGACAAGGACGAAGCACACCTGGGGTGAACCAGGAAAACGACGTCAAAGTGATTCGACATGGCCCCTGA
- a CDS encoding sulfatase: MISNLINRFLAIFIVLVAFAQPSFGADRAAATTEPLNVVFILVDDLGWSDLGYCGSDYYQTPHVDRLAKQSLLFRSAYAAAPVCSPTRAAIMTGKSPARLDMTIWHEGAVQGGPNDRMLLPATAVANLPREEITLAERFRQAGYITAHIGKWHLGTAAYYPETQGFDRNIGGTFWGAPSTFFFPFSGKWNEKDPEIRYVPGLPFGKPGDYLPDRLTDAAIDVIQANRDRPFFLNLWYYTVHSPIQAPKPLVDRFRAQRAGQHHRDPTYAAMVNRMDQNVGRVLAKLDELNLSERTVVVFTSDNGGVDFDQRSIVPTSNYPLRSGKGTLYEGGVRVPLLIRWPEASVGETNELCTSQDLFYTFSDMLAGDVAEVAAANDTKTTEKVKSTQDGTSLVPLLNDVTKKLPSRSLFWHFPHYYPRMTPASAVRDGDWKLIHFYEDDHRELYNLNTDPGEQEDLSAVRPGQTARLFAQLNQWRKRVDAKAPTQNPKFPAR; encoded by the coding sequence ATGATATCGAATTTGATCAACCGATTCCTGGCAATCTTCATTGTTCTTGTCGCATTCGCCCAGCCCAGTTTCGGAGCTGATAGAGCAGCAGCGACGACGGAGCCCCTGAATGTTGTCTTTATTTTGGTCGACGATTTGGGTTGGTCTGATCTGGGCTACTGCGGAAGTGACTATTATCAGACGCCACATGTCGATCGTCTGGCGAAGCAGAGCTTGCTTTTTCGGTCGGCCTATGCTGCTGCGCCCGTCTGTTCTCCCACGCGTGCGGCCATCATGACGGGCAAGTCCCCAGCCCGACTCGACATGACAATCTGGCACGAAGGGGCTGTTCAAGGTGGCCCCAATGATCGGATGCTCTTACCCGCAACGGCGGTGGCTAACCTTCCACGTGAGGAAATCACGTTAGCCGAGCGTTTTCGCCAAGCCGGTTATATTACGGCGCACATCGGAAAATGGCATCTGGGAACCGCAGCTTACTATCCAGAAACGCAGGGTTTTGATCGAAATATTGGCGGCACATTCTGGGGCGCGCCGTCCACCTTCTTTTTTCCATTCTCTGGGAAATGGAACGAGAAAGATCCTGAAATCCGATACGTCCCTGGTCTGCCATTCGGAAAGCCGGGAGACTATCTGCCAGATCGACTTACGGATGCAGCCATCGATGTGATTCAGGCGAATCGCGATCGACCCTTCTTCCTAAATCTCTGGTACTACACGGTGCATAGTCCCATTCAAGCACCAAAGCCACTGGTCGATCGTTTTCGAGCCCAGCGAGCGGGCCAGCACCATCGTGATCCCACTTACGCGGCGATGGTCAATCGCATGGACCAAAATGTAGGACGGGTCCTGGCTAAACTCGACGAATTGAACTTATCAGAACGGACTGTCGTCGTCTTCACCAGTGATAACGGCGGTGTCGATTTTGATCAACGTTCGATTGTCCCTACCAGCAACTATCCGCTACGTTCGGGCAAAGGGACTCTCTATGAAGGTGGTGTTCGTGTTCCATTGTTGATTCGTTGGCCTGAAGCATCGGTTGGGGAAACCAACGAACTCTGTACGTCACAGGATTTGTTTTACACCTTTTCCGACATGTTGGCAGGTGACGTTGCTGAAGTTGCAGCGGCAAATGACACAAAGACAACGGAGAAGGTGAAATCGACTCAGGATGGAACCAGTCTCGTGCCGCTGCTAAATGACGTGACCAAAAAGCTTCCGTCCAGATCGCTCTTTTGGCACTTTCCACACTACTATCCTCGCATGACTCCTGCCAGCGCTGTACGTGACGGTGATTGGAAACTGATTCACTTTTACGAAGACGATCATCGTGAACTGTATAATTTGAATACGGATCCGGGGGAACAAGAAGACCTGTCAGCCGTACGTCCCGGACAAACAGCTCGCCTATTTGCCCAATTGAATCAGTGGCGAAAACGGGTTGACGCAAAAGCGCCGACTCAAAACCCAAAGTTTCCAGCTCGTTAA
- a CDS encoding alpha-L-rhamnosidase C-terminal domain-containing protein: MVRTDAESAGTFRCSNPLLNRIHDYAKQTFACCLQSQPQDAMDRAERVAWLGDPGMIAEDCMYNFRTAPFWTKWLEDIRDAQKPNGEVPFTCPNPWRGSFGNYSWVPVWHSSYPLFVWYLYQYYGDERILAEHFDALRSLAEFHRRKADNGILNGGLGDHMEPQADGRSSSGPRRTPSSLTSTAYYFYETKILAEIARVLGKDSLAGEYQTHSDRIKDAFNREFFDSDSNDYGRGSQTANAVALYLGLVPQDRIMGVRENLVHNIMEEHQGSLATGIVGTNALEQVLPELGETEVMYGIATKTTFPSWGHQVVNGATTLWETWEEPTAERYSLNTKIFGSSQLFFYKYLAGIAPGSPGFQDVIIRPRVVDDLDWVEGGVETMHGRIETRWERTKTGLRLRVTIPTNTTAQIHVPTLGSQQVAIGLAGADIWSDKGYLSGGPGVLGGHQTREAVVLQVGGGRYLFRMRKR; the protein is encoded by the coding sequence ATGGTCCGTACCGATGCTGAGTCCGCCGGAACTTTTCGGTGTTCCAATCCACTGCTCAATCGTATCCATGACTATGCGAAACAAACTTTCGCATGTTGTTTGCAAAGTCAGCCGCAAGATGCCATGGATCGAGCGGAACGCGTGGCGTGGTTGGGCGACCCAGGAATGATTGCCGAAGATTGCATGTACAACTTTCGGACGGCCCCCTTTTGGACGAAATGGCTCGAAGACATTCGGGACGCACAAAAACCCAACGGCGAGGTTCCTTTTACTTGTCCCAACCCTTGGCGCGGATCCTTCGGGAATTATAGCTGGGTACCAGTGTGGCACTCAAGCTATCCATTGTTTGTTTGGTATCTCTATCAGTATTACGGTGATGAACGCATTTTGGCTGAGCACTTTGACGCTCTGCGATCATTGGCTGAATTTCATCGGCGCAAAGCTGATAACGGCATTTTGAACGGCGGCCTTGGCGATCATATGGAACCTCAAGCCGACGGTAGGTCCTCGTCAGGACCACGGCGGACGCCCAGTTCGCTCACCTCCACGGCCTACTATTTTTACGAAACAAAGATTTTGGCAGAGATTGCTCGCGTGTTGGGGAAAGACTCGCTGGCAGGAGAGTATCAGACCCACTCGGATCGGATCAAAGATGCATTTAACCGCGAATTTTTTGATTCCGATTCGAACGACTATGGACGAGGAAGCCAAACGGCGAATGCCGTCGCACTCTATCTTGGTCTTGTCCCTCAGGATCGGATTATGGGAGTGCGAGAAAATCTTGTTCATAACATCATGGAAGAACATCAAGGGTCTCTGGCAACGGGGATCGTTGGTACGAACGCCCTCGAACAGGTGTTGCCTGAACTTGGCGAAACCGAAGTGATGTATGGCATTGCAACGAAGACGACTTTTCCAAGCTGGGGTCATCAAGTAGTTAACGGTGCTACAACGCTCTGGGAAACATGGGAGGAACCAACGGCGGAACGCTATAGCCTCAACACGAAAATATTTGGCAGTTCACAACTCTTCTTCTACAAATATCTTGCCGGAATTGCGCCGGGAAGTCCGGGCTTTCAGGATGTCATTATTCGTCCTCGAGTGGTTGACGATTTGGATTGGGTCGAGGGGGGGGTGGAGACGATGCACGGTCGTATCGAAACGCGTTGGGAACGAACCAAAACCGGGTTGCGCTTGCGTGTCACAATTCCAACCAATACGACCGCCCAGATTCATGTTCCCACGCTGGGTTCTCAGCAAGTGGCAATTGGACTCGCTGGTGCTGATATTTGGTCAGACAAGGGCTATCTTTCGGGCGGGCCTGGCGTCTTAGGCGGACATCAGACGAGAGAGGCTGTTGTGTTGCAGGTCGGCGGCGGACGCTATCTGTTTCGAATGCGGAAACGATGA
- a CDS encoding DUF1501 domain-containing protein — protein MTSSIDRRDFLSSASVATLGALAAGYPTQSASARTESLPATADTVIVLWLAGGMASTDTFDPKRYTPYEKGLDPNRVLSTFPAIDTAIDGVQFTEGLDKIGSVIDRGTLIKTYRAADLGFILHSRHQYHWHTAYEPPLTVAAPHIGSWISRSVGPLNPDLPAFIDIGQTFDSGEKESLKAFHTAGFLGSEFAPFFLVEPDQAIEAVKPPVGMSDARFAKRYKAYKKLLANNPIQRHGSEYQRESLIKSVDNAHRLLSSPKARQAFDLSLEPKESYETYQVGGRFGLGCLLARRLTEAGARFIEVTHGYYPFKYWDTHDNGHTRMKELKTMIDAPIAQLVLDLEARKLLDRTLIVVASEFSRDMMMEGKPEKKVQDQVQVPPKIDGPQHYGMHRHFTGAGSVLMFGGGVKKGFVYGETADERPCTTVKDPVTTEQLHASIYRALGIRHDHHYNVEQRPFYVTPDGTAEPIQELFG, from the coding sequence ATGACCAGTTCAATTGACCGCCGAGATTTTCTTTCTTCCGCTTCTGTGGCAACGCTTGGAGCACTTGCAGCGGGATATCCGACTCAATCGGCTAGCGCTCGAACAGAATCACTCCCGGCAACTGCTGATACAGTGATTGTCCTCTGGCTTGCCGGTGGAATGGCCAGCACCGACACGTTTGACCCCAAGCGTTACACGCCTTACGAGAAAGGGTTGGATCCCAACCGAGTTCTCTCTACATTTCCAGCAATTGACACTGCAATCGATGGAGTGCAGTTCACCGAAGGTTTAGACAAGATTGGTTCGGTGATCGATCGCGGAACGCTCATCAAAACCTACCGCGCCGCGGACCTTGGCTTCATTCTGCACAGCCGCCACCAATATCATTGGCACACCGCCTACGAGCCACCACTAACGGTAGCCGCTCCACACATCGGCTCATGGATCTCGCGCAGCGTGGGTCCGCTGAATCCAGATCTTCCGGCCTTCATCGACATTGGCCAAACGTTTGATAGTGGCGAGAAAGAATCGCTTAAGGCTTTCCACACAGCAGGCTTCCTCGGCAGTGAATTTGCCCCCTTCTTCCTTGTCGAACCCGATCAGGCAATTGAGGCCGTCAAACCACCAGTGGGAATGAGCGACGCCCGCTTCGCAAAGCGTTACAAGGCTTACAAGAAACTACTCGCGAATAACCCAATTCAACGCCACGGATCGGAGTACCAACGGGAATCATTGATCAAATCGGTCGACAATGCACACCGCCTGCTTTCAAGTCCCAAAGCGAGGCAGGCTTTCGATCTCAGCTTGGAGCCCAAGGAAAGTTATGAAACATATCAAGTCGGCGGTCGGTTCGGCCTCGGCTGTTTATTGGCGCGACGACTAACCGAAGCGGGGGCAAGATTCATCGAAGTCACGCATGGATACTATCCGTTCAAATATTGGGACACGCACGACAACGGCCACACGAGGATGAAAGAGCTTAAGACAATGATCGATGCGCCTATCGCCCAACTGGTGCTGGACCTCGAGGCGCGCAAGTTACTTGACAGAACACTCATTGTGGTTGCGAGTGAATTCAGCCGAGACATGATGATGGAAGGTAAACCGGAAAAGAAAGTCCAGGACCAGGTGCAAGTCCCGCCCAAAATCGACGGCCCGCAACATTATGGAATGCACCGTCACTTCACCGGTGCCGGCAGCGTCCTGATGTTTGGCGGCGGCGTAAAAAAAGGCTTCGTTTACGGTGAAACGGCGGATGAACGACCCTGTACCACCGTGAAAGATCCCGTTACCACCGAACAACTTCATGCCTCCATCTATCGCGCCCTGGGTATCCGACACGATCATCATTACAACGTTGAACAACGCCCCTTCTACGTCACCCCCGACGGAACAGCCGAACCGATTCAAGAGCTGTTTGGCTGA
- a CDS encoding DUF1549 domain-containing protein, giving the protein MQFVRQNRYSLLGAKLVVLTSLFAVSPSTRGDETESRTLPPAAKKVINFADDIKPILKRSCTSCHANGKRKGGFNIDHIHTFLGGGDSGPAVVSGNSAESLLFEYLLTNDADLRMPLKGKPLTLNEIALLRAWIDQGVKWEKGFTFAKFRNAPMAPREVILPTNQELNPIDRFMAPYYAKHQINPEMTVSDAVFARRAFLDTIGLLPTPEEFEVFQADPRSDKRSKLVTDLLEDKQNYSQHWLTFWSDCLRNSYTRQYHGGGGKPITSWLTKSLMENKPYDQFVRELINPVDGSDGFIKGIAWRGTVNASQVTEMQAAQNVAQVFLGLNIKCASCHDSFINEWTLEQTYALASIFSENPMEVHRCNKPVGQQAAPAFLYPQLGEIDPTASRTDRIKQLSKIITSSKNGRLARTAVNRLWAIFLGRGLIEPVDEMDNPAWNQDLLDWLAVDLVNHGYDLKHTIRLILTSKAYQRPSAPLEADEDNYVFEGPVVRRLSAEQFLDALDQIILAAGQVDSEEKLPEQFDRKTALFDSGLMTGGSKQVDVNISNQERLILVVEEGQQSTKDDHANWVDPILHGPGEKKTRLTDLPWLTASSGWGKVTQDKSVLQSPLHVDGNTYRSGLGTHADSVIVFDITGKRFNRFTATVGRHHTTNGHAKDPADLEFIVYGLGAKKRAGLQTLNRLMTTLGRPKRDVIVTRRESTATTAQLLELSNGKAVADLMARGGKVWAASGHQAESIVDQLFTNALSRSPSDSEMQLSREIVGNPVSSEGIEDLFWILAMHPEFQLIH; this is encoded by the coding sequence ATGCAGTTCGTTCGCCAAAACCGTTATTCATTGCTCGGGGCAAAGCTAGTCGTGCTGACAAGCCTCTTTGCGGTGTCACCGTCGACTCGCGGCGACGAGACAGAGTCACGAACATTACCACCTGCGGCCAAAAAAGTGATCAATTTCGCTGACGATATCAAGCCAATTCTCAAACGCAGTTGCACCAGCTGCCACGCCAATGGGAAACGAAAAGGCGGATTCAACATCGATCACATCCATACTTTCCTGGGGGGTGGCGATAGTGGACCCGCAGTCGTTTCGGGTAATAGTGCCGAGAGTCTTCTTTTTGAGTACCTGCTGACCAATGACGCTGATCTACGAATGCCTCTCAAGGGTAAACCGCTCACTCTGAACGAGATTGCTCTTCTGCGAGCTTGGATTGACCAAGGCGTGAAGTGGGAGAAAGGCTTCACGTTTGCGAAATTCCGTAATGCCCCGATGGCGCCCCGCGAAGTTATCCTCCCTACCAATCAAGAGCTCAATCCGATCGATCGCTTTATGGCTCCGTATTACGCGAAGCACCAAATCAATCCAGAGATGACGGTCAGCGATGCGGTTTTCGCACGTCGAGCTTTTCTAGATACGATTGGTTTACTGCCCACGCCCGAGGAATTCGAAGTCTTTCAAGCCGACCCACGATCAGATAAACGCTCCAAGCTAGTCACCGATCTGCTAGAAGACAAACAAAACTACAGTCAACACTGGCTTACCTTCTGGAGCGATTGCCTCCGCAACAGTTACACGCGGCAATATCACGGTGGAGGCGGAAAGCCGATAACAAGCTGGCTGACAAAGTCATTGATGGAAAACAAACCGTACGACCAATTCGTGCGTGAGTTGATTAATCCAGTTGACGGTTCGGACGGATTCATCAAAGGAATCGCCTGGCGTGGCACCGTGAACGCTTCGCAAGTCACCGAGATGCAGGCGGCACAAAACGTTGCTCAGGTTTTCCTTGGCTTGAACATCAAATGCGCCTCGTGTCACGATTCGTTCATCAACGAATGGACACTCGAACAGACCTACGCGCTCGCCTCGATTTTCTCTGAAAATCCCATGGAAGTTCATCGCTGTAATAAGCCGGTCGGACAACAGGCTGCACCCGCATTTCTTTATCCTCAGCTTGGTGAAATCGATCCTACTGCATCGCGGACGGATCGGATCAAACAACTGTCGAAAATCATCACCTCTTCGAAAAATGGACGACTCGCCCGCACCGCAGTTAATCGACTTTGGGCAATTTTCTTAGGACGTGGTCTTATCGAACCGGTTGACGAGATGGACAACCCTGCCTGGAACCAAGACTTACTGGACTGGCTCGCTGTCGACCTTGTCAATCACGGCTACGATTTAAAGCACACGATACGTTTAATCCTCACATCAAAGGCCTATCAACGACCTTCGGCACCACTCGAAGCGGACGAAGATAATTATGTCTTCGAGGGTCCGGTCGTCCGGCGACTATCTGCGGAACAATTTCTGGACGCGCTCGATCAAATAATTCTCGCCGCGGGACAAGTTGACTCGGAAGAAAAACTTCCAGAGCAATTCGACCGCAAAACAGCCCTCTTTGACAGTGGCCTGATGACAGGTGGATCAAAACAAGTCGACGTCAATATCTCGAACCAAGAGCGACTCATTCTCGTTGTTGAAGAAGGACAGCAAAGCACCAAAGACGACCACGCTAACTGGGTGGACCCGATCCTCCACGGTCCGGGTGAAAAGAAGACCCGTCTGACTGATCTCCCCTGGCTGACGGCTAGTTCTGGCTGGGGAAAAGTGACCCAAGACAAATCTGTCCTACAGTCTCCGCTCCATGTCGACGGTAACACCTACAGGTCTGGATTGGGCACTCACGCAGATTCAGTGATCGTTTTTGACATCACTGGGAAACGCTTTAATCGCTTCACGGCGACTGTGGGCCGTCACCACACCACGAATGGTCATGCGAAAGACCCAGCCGATCTAGAATTCATTGTTTACGGTCTCGGAGCCAAAAAACGCGCTGGCCTGCAGACGCTCAATCGCCTGATGACGACCTTGGGCAGACCGAAACGCGATGTCATCGTAACGAGGCGAGAGTCGACCGCGACGACCGCCCAACTTTTAGAATTATCCAACGGCAAAGCCGTTGCAGATTTAATGGCCCGAGGCGGCAAGGTCTGGGCAGCCTCCGGACACCAAGCCGAGTCGATCGTGGACCAGCTTTTCACGAACGCGTTGAGCCGATCCCCCTCCGACAGTGAAATGCAATTATCGCGTGAGATTGTCGGGAACCCCGTGTCGTCTGAAGGCATCGAAGATCTATTTTGGATTCTTGCGATGCATCCAGAGTTTCAACTGATTCACTAA